From the genome of Dermochelys coriacea isolate rDerCor1 chromosome 1, rDerCor1.pri.v4, whole genome shotgun sequence:
ATCACCGCTGGGTCACCCCATAGCACTGACCGGCTCGTTCTGGGCTGGTAACCCACGGGGTTACCAAGTCACACGGGCGGGCCCTAGCGCGCATGCGCGGCCAGCCCCATGACGTCGCCCCGCGCCTCGGTTCCCATTGGCGCAGGGCCGCGGCGGTggtgggcggggctggggtgaCGCAGCCCCTCGCGTCTGTGACCCGGCCGACCTGGATTTGATTCAGTCAGATCCTAAAGAGCCCGGAGCGTCCCGCGCCGCCGTCTCCCCGCCGCAGCCATGGCGCTCAGTGATGCCGATGTCCAGAAACAGGTACCGGGCCCggcccgctccgctccgctcctcGGGGTCAGGCCGGCCCCAgcgcgggcggggcggggcgggtcCGGTCCGGTGTGATTCTTCCTCGGGTCCGTTGCTAGAGCTGCTCCTCCCCGACCCTTTTGCTCTGCCGGGACCATGCCAGGATCTCGGGGCCCTGGTGACGGGTCCTGGGGCGGCCGCCGTCCGAGGCCCCGGGGAGCTTTGCGGGCAGACTTCGGGGCCGCGGGCCACTGcaaccccctcccgccccatccTCGGGTCTCCCCTTGGGATGCGGGATCCGCCCCCGAGGGCTGTGTCGCCCGGCTGCGCTGCCGTCGGCGTGCCCAGGACCTGGGCTAGGAGCAGCTACCTCGGTGGCGGTGCTGGAAAGTGCTAGGGGACTGAGTGGCCGTGGGGGTAGGCGGCTAGGGGGCTGTAGCCGCCCCCAAGAGTTAGCATTCATAACCAAAGCCCCGGCTAGGAAGAGAAGCTTGTTTATCTCTCTTCATTCACAGTGGACATGGTTTTGGTCAAGGTACAAAACAACTCATTAAAACAACAGGGGTCAAAAATAAAAGCTGCCTGGGGTGACAGAGAGAGTGCTATTGATACTTTAAGATATTGGTAACCTATTACAACACCCGGTAGCTGAGTAAGAaatctccttcttccccccccacccccatttaaatGAGTTGCTGCCAAAGGAAGAACAGTGACAGCCTTGTACCAGGGAGAAACAGAAACTGAATAATACCCATGCTAGCCGGTGAATAAGGGGCTCTGACTGCAGGCTGaacaatgtaatttaaaaaaaaaatcaaaactttgtaTTGGAGGCTCAACACATCTCCCAGTAGCATTGGAAGCTCCTGTGTTGACAGCAGACTGGGGGGTTGCTAAAGTATTTGGATGGCCTTTGAAAACAAGAGATGATGGAAGTGGTCGTGgattatcattttttttaatcatattaTTGTGCAAATATCAGATCACCCTAACACTCATCTGGTGTTTGTACatgacttctgattttttttctatagaAATTAGGTGTAACTTGAATTTGATTATAATGGCTGAGCAGTACTCGCTTATAGTCTGGCTCCTGGAGTGTGTACAGTCTTCAACTGTCTGATGACTTTTGCACTTCAGATCTGGAGGGAAAGAAGACATCTGACTAGGAGCTTAGATTGTGCGCTCCTTTGTAAATTTCCACTGAAGGCTTGTCTCTTAAAGCTATCTGGCTGTCCTTTTGAGTCTGGACACACACTGTTCTCATTGACAGTAAATAGTATCCTTGATAACAAACTGGAATGACCTGAATTGCAAATGGTGCACAGTGATGAAAATTGCACAGATCCAGTCAATGCTGGTCAGTGAACTTTCCTCTCAAGTGATGGGCAGATCATACAGGTTTGATGCAGGATCAGCAGTTCCTTCTCAGTTCCCATCAACGCTTTCTGCATCTCTTCCCTTCTCATTCAGCAGATCTGACTAGCAAAGGACCACTGTGCAGTGAGAACGCAAACAGTAACTTAGCATCCCTATTTGCCTTTTGGAGATCTTCCCTTAGCTCCCTACCTTCACTTGCACAACCAAACTTTTTGGCATGTTCGCAGTTATCATAACTTGAGCTGGGACTGTTAGTCACTGTGGGACTGAACTTGAAGGGTGAGCTTTGACATTGGAAGGGCAATAGATCCTAACAGTGGAGCTCTGTTCTGTATTCAAATCTAACAACTGTAATAAATCTGTAATTGGATTTTGTTCAGCTAAAAGGTAGGGGATGAGCCTGTCCTTACGTTAACTGAAAATGCAAAACACCGTAAACTGCATGACAGGTCAGCAGGCATATAGGCCCTGATAGAGCTAGGAAGCAGTTTGACCTTATCACTTTCAATATGctcaatattttcagtttttaagagACCCTCCCAATGACTATTTCCCAGCAATACCAACACTTGATTCATTCTGCAGACTGTAGTTTGAAAATTGTGTTGCAGTTGATTGAATAATAAGAGAGCCCTTTTGAAGTTAACTTAATATATTATCTACTGTCTGTGGAAATGTAATCAAAGATGATTACAATTCTTGGAAAATCTACTAGCTTTCTTTTTCTAGGAAACTCTCTTGGGCAAGGGCCATCAATTTTAGGAGAAACTAAGCTCTCCTTAGtataaaaactaaaaactaaaacTAAGTTTGCCAAATGTCCTATTAAAACTTACACTATTTAGAGATGTGGAGTCCCATCTTGTTCTCTGCattctgcaaaaaacaaaatgagCTTTTGATCCCCTCGGTCTGGGAACTCAAGCTGGTCACAGAAATAGTATTACCTGCAAACATCAAAAAGTATCCTATGTGCCACTGAGATGCCAACCTGCGGAAACTCTGTAATGTCACATCATTTCTCTCTTAACCTCTGAGTAAGGAGGCAGAGTTTCTTGAGGCACTCAACGTAGTTCTAGTGCTGCCAGAACTAATTCTGCCAAGTAATATGATGCTACATACCCGCTGCTGGGAGAGACGACCAAATTGGAATAACTCCTTGTATTCTGAATCCCACTGAGAGACTCTGCTTCCAGCTTAGTTTGACTCCTAAAATCTGAAAATTAACTCAATCGCTaactctttccctccccaccaacTCCCAGTTCTACTCTCTGAAACAAAGCTGGAGTTCATCCTGGGTTTGATCTGGCTATTGGTAAAATTGCTATTCATGCCAGAATCACTTTCCTCTGGAGGACTGTGTTTCCTTCTATGCTCTGGACTTCAGGGGATTTTAGAAAGCTGTGGCCAAATGACTCCATCCACAAAGTGGGCCCATAACTTGGTGTCATATAATCCCTGAATCCAAATCCaaattgttgttttggttttcagaacACACTCCATCCACTTGTTCTGCCTACTTGTCTGAACTTCTCCATTTATGGCTGTCTACTCGCTTCACTTTCCCCTCATCCCCTGAAGCGCATGCTCTACTGCACACATTGACCTGTCTTCCTAGTCAGATCCTTTTCTCTGTAAAGCATTTTATAGTCATGTAAAAGACACTGTAAATGGGAATCCTTCCTGCATGTTGCTGTGGCTTGGCTTGTCCAAGGAAAAGTCTCTTCACTACTATCTGTATACTGAAACCGTCTGTACAGTATAGGCCACTCAATGATTAGCATACTCTTGCCCAGagtttcaagttgcagtgtagTTGGGACTGCTATTGAAAATGCCCAAGGCTTTACTCTGAACTTCTAGCCCAGTCACAGAACAGTGAAGTTTACAATATATATTGGAATCGTATTGCAATTTGATTCCCTGATTGTTGAATGTGCAGCTCAAATACTGTTTTTAAATAGTTCTAACTAGAAAGGGTCTTGTATACAGGTCCTTGAGGCAGTTCATAAAGCACTTTAagttcctccccacccaccacagACTACTGGACAACTTTTTAAATACACTTATAATCCAGGGAGGTCCTGCTATCCAGAGAAAGTGTTGGATGGAACCCTGTCTAAACCATCCCCTGGCAGTTTCTCTTCTAAACTCATGTGACTTGTGTGTGCTTGTTAGGTGGGAGAAAAACAAGAACCACTGTTGTATCTGAGATGGGATTGGGGGGGGACACGGAATTATTGTGGAGTTCAAAGGAAAAGTTTGTTTCTCATGCAAGTGCTTCCCAGCAGAATTTAACTGTGTCTGTTCTATTACAGATCAAGCATATGATGGCTTTCATTGAGCAGGAAGCCAATGAAAAGGCTGAAGAAATAGATGCCAAGGTAACAAACAAAAAGAGCCATTTGGATTGTTTAATGTCAGGCACTCCAAAAGGAGGTGAATCGCATCTGATATTCTGAGTTGCTTCCCAGTCATATAATCAAAAACAGGTGTACAATATTCCTAGAAGCTACGTTACTTTTTGTCATATAATTCCTGTATGTGGAGCAAGTTAACTACTgaataaagttaaatattttagttTGTGCCAAATTAATACAATCAAGGGAACTGATCTGAAGCTGCCCCTTCACCCAGAGTCTCCTTATTAATGCCTAGATGTGAACATATTCCTTATTCTTGAATCAAAATAGGACAGTTAATCCATTGCGAGCTGTGATTTGCAGCCATGTTAAGGAACCACAACATAGATTTAAATGGGGGGGGTGCGGGGAATGGGGGAAGCATGAACGCTTCTGTGTTAACAAAATAGAATGCATTACGCCAAAGTTGTAAGGATCCACTAATCAATCATTATTGGTTGATTACATCATACATCAGGCCAATTATGTCAGTTCATATTGGAAAAGAAAGTCTaaagcaggggttttcaaactgggggtcgtgacccccgtgaggttattacctggggggggtcgtgagctgtcagcctccaccccaaatcctgttTCACCTCcggcatttataatagtgttaataTTAAAAgaaggtgtttttaatttgtaagtgGGGGGTCGCGCTTGCatgcttgctgtgtgaaagaggtcaccactactaaagtttgagaactactggtctaaAGTATGGATCTCTTGGAATGATAACCAATGTCTTGTTGAAATGAGATTGTGAATATGATCAGTTTAGCACAGTAGTTTACATGCTAGAAATGTTTATGGAAAGTGACTGAGCAAAtatattgtttgggtttttttttttcttaaatttaaaatgggCCCTATTGCTTTTCTCAAAGTATGGGTAAATAGTAAGGActcatgacacttttgtagctgggTATTTGTAAATAGTGTGTGGCTTTTACCACGTTTTCATATATGAGGGGACCAGCCATGCTCTAAGAAAGCAGTAACTGCCTCCCACGTGTATCCTCATTTAAGGATTAACGGTAAGTGGTTCAAGAACAATAAATAATTGTGCTAAGTTGACAGTTATAATATTTAGTGATTCTTTCAGAATCTCTCCCATCTCCTTTACTGCTGCAGTCAAAGATTACACAAATTCTAGAATTCAGGCAGAACAAGTGTCCTGGACTGGACTTCTGGTTACTCTTAGTTAGCTTACTAGTCTTTGCTCACTAGCTGATACTTGAAACTTGTATATCATCCCTATTTCAGGAAAGCAAATGATAGGTGCCAAACAAGGATATTGCAGTGATCAGATTAACTGAGCAGCATTTAGTAAGGCCCTAGTTCAGCAAAGATCGTGCTtaaatcccactggcttcagtgagatTTAAGGTACACGCTTTAATTAGTACCTTGAGTCTCATCACCTAGCTTTTAGTTTAGTGAAGTGAATTGAACTGTCTTCTAAAAGTTTATGGAGTCAGCCTCAATTTCAAGTGTGTGCCTTTCTCTGTAGGCAGAAGAAGAGTTCAACATTGAGAAGGGTCGCCTGGTGCAGACACAGAGACTGAAAATCATGGAGTACtatgaaaagaaggaaaaacaaattgaACAACAGAAGAAAATGTAAGTCGCTTAAGCTGCCTGGCCTGCTACAGGGCTTGAAAAATCAGCAGCTTGCCAGCGATACACAAACAATCTTTCGCTGGCAAGTGGAGGTGACGTAGCTAAACGTTTCTGCAGAATGTGAATTTTCACATATGAAAAAAGGTTTAAATCCTTACTGTTGAGAAGAAAATTTGAACGTGGACTGACGCACTGTAATCGTCCTGAATCTGCAGACACACTGCTGCTACTGTTTACAGCTTTCCCAAACCCATCAAAATTTGGCAACTCTTACAGCAGCAAAGTGAATCTGACCAGGCATTGAAGCTCCTTACAGGAAAACAGGTCCCAGTAAATGGAGGCTAGGGAGTGGTTAGGTAATAGTAGACTCCAGCTCTTCCCCAGTTGAGAGATTCTGGATTGGTTTGTGGTAAGGTAGGGAAGAGAAAACTTCCCCTTCCAGCAGCTGAGGGTACATGAGGGGCCTTGCTGGCAAGCTTCAGATACATCAGCCAGAGGCTAATTCTAAATAGTCCCATGCAAAGTTCAGGGATAACACCTAAAGAGAACAGCTGATGTGGTGGAGGGGTCTTTTGTGTTACTTTGGATAATAGATATCTAACAAACTCTTTATGCTCTCTCCTGCTCTATCGCTGGCACACCTAATTCTGTCAGTTCTGGTCTTGGTGGCTAGTTTCTCTTGAatagtttttctgtttttgttatcACTTGTGCAGATTCAATGAAGGATGGCTTTTATAGTAAGTGAGGAATTTATCATAGCTGCTTTTGAAGCAGATTCAAATAAGTGAACGGGCTTGCGTTCAGCACATACTGTGTTGCTCTAACATGTAAAGCATGCAGTTAAAATATTTGCTGCACCACTATTGCCATCTAAAGCTTGATGCACTGATTCAAtttttccatgcaacttgcagtcAGATGTCCAACCTGATGAATCAGGCAAGATTGAAGGTCCTCAAGGCAAGAGACGACCTTATTGCAGTGAGTATATATTGCCTCTATAGTAAAGGGACAGGGGATTCTCCCCATTGAAAGTTAAGGAATTACCTGATCCAACCACTAAACaagcatctgattttttttttttaagtgatcaaATAAGATGTGTACTTGAAGCATACATAGACTTAAAAAAATGGCTTCGCTAgctgtcttttaaaaaacattcttagGTGGTGGCCTTCTATACATGTGAAGTCAGGCTTTTCTAGCATATGCTAGTAATGTGTTTTCACAGCTACACTTTGCTGTTTAGGGAAGATATATCTGTCTGCCAGGAATCTCAGTTGCAGTCTGTGGTTGAGGTCAGCCCAGGTCAGCAGCTGATCTTTATTCACAGAATGGGAAATGTCTCTTACACAACCAAGTGCAAAAAGAGGAAGTAACTGGGTGACAAGAGGCTCACAAAATGTCAAGTTGCTTCAGGCAACTAGAATTTAATGTATGCAGTGATACTGAATGGCTGGGCTTCAGCAAGCTTGGTAAGCACTTCCTGTAAATAAATACTACCAGAAAAATCCACATAGTGGACTGATTGTCTCTAACAGTGGCCCAGGGTGGATGGAAAGGATTTCCTCTTGGTCTGTCTGGTGGACGGTTTATTCCTGGGAGCATGAAGACTTATAAGCCCTGTAATCATCTTGTCATAGATAATGTATCGGTTACATTCACTATGAATAACAGCAGCCATGCTCCAATGTTATGAAAGGCCTCTGTTATAGCTTCcgtgagaataatctaccaatcACACGATATATAAAGTCCCTTGTCCTGTTTTGAGGCACACTTTTGTGTGTTTCGAATACTAGGTGGTGCTGCTGAGCTATCAGATAGTCCTGTTTGTGAGAACTACAGAAATCAAGAATAAAATACCATCTGTGGTATTGCTTGTTCACAACGCTGTTCTGAAAAAGGATTTGGTAGGAGGGAATATCAGCATAGATACAGGATCTTTGATTCTTTCATCCTAGTGCCACATTTGTCAACCATTGTGAATTTGGTGAGATTTCTAATACTGTTTATTTAGAGGAAAAGCGGGAGGAAAGAGTTAACTCCATTGTGAAACAATCTATGTTGAATAATCTCTTCCCTGACCATGCTTTGAGTTGACTCAGTCACATGCTTCTGAATGGTGCATAAGACATTTCCTTCCtcattttaaagtatttcaaGTCCTATTGTACTAGCTCAGTCTTACCTTGTTGTTACTTGGTCTCCAAAAGGCTGGCCAGTAAGGGATAGGCACTTCCAGAATTTCTGGATTCTAGGGCAGAAGGCATAACTAGGTTTGACAGTGAGGGGAACTTGGGATGATCTTGTTAATACTGTAGCATTCAAAACATAATACACTCTCTTGTTTATCAAGACAGACTTTCCTGCCCCACGGAATCACTTGTTATCGGTATTTCCCTGCTTCTGTTTTAAAGGCTACAACAGGACATCATGGGGTTGTCTACTGATATACGTACCATAACGTTTCAGTTCGGTGGGGGAGACTGTATTCGAATCGAAACTTtaggatattttatttttttgaagtaaAGAGGAAAGAATATTTCGAGGGGAGATGATATGGTAGATGGGAGCAGAATAACAGGGGAGCAGCAGAAATCCTTAAACATGGACTCTAAAATAGGGTGAAGGATCTCTGTGAAGTAAGACTTGATGCTCTGTTGCCTCAGAACAGAGGATCCAGACTTTAATGTCAAAATTTACACGGACATTGACAGATGCAGCGTTTTACATAATTTATAACACACAAATAGAGGTCCACAGCCATACTTGTTTGAGCTCTTTCAATAGATGAACAAAGtatctatttttattaatgaaaacagGACACTAGGaactattaaaaattaataactgAACAGGGATCTGGGCTGTAAGAATAATTAGTCTCCCTTCAGCCATGTTTAGGATGTACTATACTGCTTTGACTACTTTATAGACCTTATCGTAGAGTATCTAACTTCTCAAAAGTGAAGACAGCCAGTTGAGGACTCGAAAAATACTGCTATTCCTTGGTACTGAATTCAGTCTAAATTTAATGTCACATAGTAGACAGTACTATTCTCCCAGGCTGGAGTCTTCTACCTGGCCAGTTCTAGAACGTTATGATCACTTTGCAGATTTACATTTTGCATGTGAAGGATTTCCATACAattttggggaagggaaaaaagttgttgttgttgattgCTCTCTAAGGCAGCCTGCAgtatatcatagaaatgtagggctggaggggacctcaagATATCACCCTGTCAATTCCGTCTCAGCCTAGTGGGGATAATttgtacctagaccatccctgacaagtgttttgtctaatctgtttgtggaatccccatcactggaagatTCTAAAATCTCCCTGGGTAACCTGGTTCCAGTGTTTTACTAGCCTTAATAATTAATTAGATTAGCCTTAATAGCAAACCTAAATCATCTTTGCTCCAAACTAAGCTGATTGCTTCTTATCCTACCCTTGGTGGCCAtggggaacaattgatcaccatcctctttatgacatacttttacatattttaatactTATGgcttcccctcagtcttctcttctctttagaCTAAATGTCCCCAATTCTTTCAACCTCTTAATAGGTCAGATTTTTCAAACCtcttaccatttttgttgctctcctctggactctccagtttgCCCACTCTTTCTTAAAGTacggtgcccaaaactggatacagttctCCAGccaaggcctcaccagtgctgagtagaatgggaCTATTACCTCACATGTCATTAATATGACATTTCTGTTAATACATCCCTAAATGTCAATTTGTGcggtgttgtttttttgttttgttttgtttttgcaatagCATCACACTGgttcattcaatttgtgatccactacaactccTAGGTTCCTCTTCCACAGCACTGCTGCCTAGCCACATACTCTCTGtgttgtatttgtgcatttgattcttttccttcctaagtgcagtactttgcagtTGTCATTATTAactttcatcttgttgacttcagaccagttctccatgATCTGCTGTCCTACTGAAGCAGCACACAGTAGGAGAAACAACTCTAGCTCATTCAGCTAGAATAGCATTAATGAACTGAATAAGCATTGCTGGTGGATAGGTAACCCTTTACTACAGTAGTAGCTCAGAGTtgtgaacaccttgggaatggaggttgtttgtacttctgaaatgttcgtaactctgaacaaaacattatggtggttctttcaaaagtttacaactgaacattgacttaatacagctttaaaattttactgtgcagaaggaaaatgctgctttcccttttatttttttttttttttagtaaattgtTTTAACATGATACTGTACTAGTTTTTGGCGGGGGTTTgaagggtctctgctgctgcctgagttgtatacttccagttccaaatgggggtgtggctgactggtcagtttgtaattctggtgttcataactctgaggttctactgtactatgATTTTTTCCTTGCCTAGAAAAAGGAATTCATAGTTAACATTCACTTTGGGTACTGAACAGGGTAGtggggaaagaaaaccttttgtgaaagCTGTTGCTCAGTGCACACAGAGATGAGGGTCTGGACTGAATTATCAGCTGCACTGTAAGCTTGCTTCTTGGCAAGGTGCATAGCTGCACTAAGAGTACAGGAGGATGGTAGGCATAGAACAAAATGAACAAACGGGGACTTTGCTGACCTGATCTCTTCTTTCTGTAGGATTTGCTGGCTGAGGCCAAGCAGAGACTTGCCAAGGTAGTGAAGGATGCTGCCAGGTATCAGACACTGCTGGATGGACTGGTTTTACAGGTAAAATACTCAAGCCATAGTAAAAGGCTGACTGCATCCCTAGCCTCTAACACAAACCCTCTGTAGGAGTACTGCTGCTATTTGGAGACTACCTTGAAtgagcatttttaaaactacCACTTTCACTATATCTGCAAAGTTGCTGAGttacaatccacaccatcctccagatcattaatgaacatattgaacaaaaccagccccaggaccaacccttggggcactctgcttgataccggctgccagctagacatggagccattgctcactacccgttgagcccaatgatctagccagctttctatccaccctgTAGTCCATTCAtacagcccatacttctttaatttgctggcaagaatactgtgggagaccatattaaaagctttgctaaagtgaaggaataacgagtccactgctttcccctcatccacagagccagttatctcatcatagaaggcaattaggttagtcagccATGATttgccattggtgaatccatgctgactgttcctgatcactttccagtcctcgaagtgcttcagaattgattccttgaggacctgctccatgatttttccagggactgaggtgaggctgaccggcctgtagttccccggatccttctccttccctttttttttttaaagatgggcactacattagcctttttccagtcatccgggacctcgcctgatcgccatgagttttcaaagataatggccaatggctctgcaatcacatccgccaactcctttagcaccctcggatgcagtgtgtctggccccatggacttgtgctcgtccagcttttctaaatagtcctgaaccacttttctccacagagagctggtcaccttctccccatactgtgctgcctagTCCCGTAGTCTGGGggttgaccttgttcgtgaagacggagatgaaaaaagcattgagtacattagctttttccacatcct
Proteins encoded in this window:
- the ATP6V1E1 gene encoding V-type proton ATPase subunit E 1, whose protein sequence is MALSDADVQKQIKHMMAFIEQEANEKAEEIDAKAEEEFNIEKGRLVQTQRLKIMEYYEKKEKQIEQQKKIQMSNLMNQARLKVLKARDDLIADLLAEAKQRLAKVVKDAARYQTLLDGLVLQGFYQLLEPRLNVRCRKQDLSMVKAAVQKSIPIYKAATKKDIDVHIDQQTFLPEDIAGGVEIYNSDGKIKVSNTLESRLDLIAQQMMPEIRGALFGANANRKFLD